The following coding sequences lie in one Sphingobium sp. KCTC 72723 genomic window:
- a CDS encoding aldehyde dehydrogenase family protein: MAFTSPPIDILPRHGVLIGGRRGEGGGQVHAHIYPATGAVTRELRLADANDVDEAVRAARAAHPAWRALPGDKRRDMMFRAAALLEQAMGDLAQLSVIENGSIMRAAPFVAMDAAQKFRYFGGWADKIQGLTVPTWGAAAHDYVSYEPCGVVGAILPWNGPLFAATMVLAPALAAGNCVVVKAPELAPWSVLRLGELLAEAGFPAGVVTVVAGGGDVGAAMVAHPGIDKIQFVGSGATAKAVLKNAADTLKPCGLELGGKSAVIVFADADMKEAARRGLSGGVSANGQGCVNGTRLLVERAIYEPYVAMLGAMAGHVVAGDPFDQTTMLGPVISDGSLQRIMAVVDAAKASGARVVSGGERIGGDCAGGYFLPLTILADVGPDDAAAREEIFGPVLTVTPFDSEEEAIALANGNDYGLGGYIHTSDLRRAHHVAARIDAGQIQVNASGEAMTPCVPFGGMKQSGYGRLGGEAGLHEFLRIKNVYVNLTQPMVAA; this comes from the coding sequence ATGGCCTTCACTTCGCCCCCTATCGACATATTGCCGCGCCACGGGGTGCTGATCGGCGGACGCCGTGGCGAGGGCGGCGGGCAGGTTCATGCCCATATCTATCCCGCGACGGGCGCAGTGACGCGCGAACTGCGGCTGGCCGACGCAAATGATGTGGATGAGGCGGTTCGGGCGGCGCGCGCAGCGCACCCGGCATGGCGGGCGTTACCGGGCGACAAAAGGCGCGACATGATGTTCCGGGCGGCGGCGTTGCTGGAACAGGCGATGGGCGACCTGGCACAACTGAGCGTGATCGAAAATGGATCGATCATGCGGGCCGCGCCGTTCGTGGCGATGGATGCGGCACAGAAATTCCGCTATTTCGGTGGCTGGGCGGACAAGATTCAGGGTCTGACCGTGCCGACATGGGGCGCGGCGGCGCATGACTATGTCAGTTACGAACCCTGTGGCGTGGTCGGCGCGATCCTGCCGTGGAACGGGCCGCTGTTCGCTGCGACGATGGTGCTGGCCCCGGCGCTGGCGGCGGGCAATTGCGTGGTCGTCAAAGCGCCCGAACTGGCCCCCTGGTCGGTGCTGCGGCTGGGCGAATTACTGGCCGAAGCGGGCTTTCCCGCTGGCGTCGTGACGGTCGTTGCGGGCGGGGGCGATGTCGGCGCGGCGATGGTCGCGCATCCGGGCATCGACAAGATCCAGTTCGTGGGCAGCGGCGCGACCGCAAAGGCCGTGCTAAAGAACGCGGCCGATACCCTCAAACCCTGCGGGCTGGAACTGGGCGGCAAGTCAGCGGTGATCGTCTTTGCCGACGCGGATATGAAGGAAGCGGCGCGGCGTGGCCTGTCGGGCGGGGTCAGCGCCAATGGGCAGGGCTGCGTCAACGGCACGCGGTTGCTGGTCGAACGGGCAATCTACGAACCCTATGTCGCGATGCTGGGCGCGATGGCGGGGCATGTCGTCGCGGGCGATCCGTTCGACCAGACCACCATGCTGGGTCCGGTGATTTCGGACGGGTCGCTGCAACGGATCATGGCCGTGGTCGATGCGGCGAAGGCCAGCGGCGCGCGGGTCGTGAGCGGTGGCGAGCGGATCGGCGGGGATTGCGCCGGGGGCTATTTCCTGCCGCTCACCATATTGGCCGATGTCGGTCCCGACGATGCAGCGGCGCGCGAGGAGATATTCGGGCCAGTGCTGACCGTAACGCCCTTCGACAGCGAGGAGGAGGCAATCGCGCTGGCCAATGGCAATGATTATGGGCTGGGCGGCTATATCCACACCAGCGACCTGCGCCGCGCGCATCATGTCGCGGCGCGGATCGACGCGGGCCAGATACAGGTCAATGCGTCGGGTGAGGCGATGACGCCCTGCGTGCCGTTCGGGGGCATGAAGCAGAGCGGCTATGGGCGGCTGGGCGGCGAGGCGGGCCTGCATGAATTTTTGCGGATCAAGAATGTCTATGTCAACCTGACCCAGCCGATGGTGGCGGCATGA